One Oncorhynchus kisutch isolate 150728-3 linkage group LG13, Okis_V2, whole genome shotgun sequence DNA window includes the following coding sequences:
- the gng12b gene encoding guanine nucleotide-binding protein G(I)/G(S)/G(O) subunit gamma-12 yields MSSKMQSSNNTAHARRTVQQLRIEASIERIKVSKASADLMHYCGEHAKYDPLLMGIPASENPFKDKKPCTIL; encoded by the exons ATGTCGTCAAAGATGCAGAGTTCCAATAACACAGCCCATGCCAGGAGGACAGTCCAGCAGCTGAGAATAGAGGCCAGCATTGAGAGGATTAAG GTGTCCAAGGCCTCAGCAGACCTGATGCACTATTGTGGAGAACATGCTAAATACGACCCTCTACTCATGGGCATCCCAGCCTCTGAAAACCCCTTCAAAGACAAGAAGCCGTGCACTATATTATAG